From the genome of Nitrospirota bacterium:
AGCAGCAGTTCCTGAAGATGACCTTGCAGCTATCCTCTGAAAAGTCTCTTCCAGAGCACTATATAGCTGTGATGGATCTTCAGCAACACTGAGCTTTGATCCTCCGTTTTCAGCGGTTTCCTGCATCAATACATTTGGATCACACTCATCAGGTTCACCTGTTGCTTCTCCTGTAAAAACTACATGTGTCAGAATTGTCCTGCTGTTTATCGAGTCATCGGGAGGTGGCGCACTAAAATCCTTGATGTCTCTATTTTTGGCTACCCAGGCAAGGTCGTCGAGGTTTCTACTTCCTGCAAATTGGGGGCAGGTGGGAAATGATGTAAGAGTTAAAGGCACATCATAAAATGTATCATCCGGTTCTTCATGATATACTCGAACAGTATCTCTCACCTTTGTATCAAGGTCTGCTGTTGACATGCCGTCAGTTATAATCAATATATTGTTATTCTGGCATCTGTATTGGACGGGGTCAGGATAATTAATATCTTCAGATTCAGTTATAAAGTTACCGTCTGCTATCCTGAGATCTGTCCTCTGTGCAAAATATCCGATTGCATCATGAAATGCTTCGGCAAAAGGAGTCCATGATGCTGCCTGAATATCATCAATTGACTTAATTAAACCTGAACTGTGATCTCCAACCTTAGAAACGCATTCTTGACCCGATGGGCAATCTTGGTCAATATCACACAGAGTTGAAGATACAGAGCAAACATTTTTAATGTAATGTATTATTTGACCACCATCAGCATTGGAAGAAAGCACACATCTTTCACCGGAGGGACAATCCGCATCAACTGCACAACTCTTTGTAGTAGTTTCTGAACAGATTTTCGGGCATAATATATTTGAAGCATCTATGGGGCATTCTTCGTCAGAACCGTTGAAATTAAAAACCATTGCACCAAAACGGATTGAGTCTTCATACTTCTGAATTAAGCCGTCAGGGGGCGTTGCAATCGATACTTTAACATAAAAGACATCATCTATACTTCCAGCAGGCATAAGAGGATCTCCTAATGCCCTGACACTCGCATCTCTTATGACAGCAGGCACGTTGTCTGCTGTATCAATGGATGCTCCACCTGATGGGTCTATCACTTCTGGGGCAGCATACCCGCTACAGTAATGTAAAAATTCTCTTTTTACGCAGGCTTCTCCACCAACAAATTTATCAGCCGACCCATTCCAGCACTTGCCGACAAAACCTGTTGTGTCAGATCCCAAAAAGTCATAATAAGGTGATGATGGAGTAATGTGTGTAACAGTTCTTGCACAGATATAATTTCCGCCTGCTTCGTTATTGAGGATTGATTCACATGTACTTAGATCATTCGGATCCGGACAATCTTTAGTGTAAACGTTTGTACAATTAGTTTCTAAATTGGTGATTGTGACATTCTTTAAAAGGTTTGCTTCAGTAAATGCCAGTTTCCCTGCTTCAATATCTTCAATATTATTTTTTATATGGTAACAGCCTCTAACAGATTCAATGAAAGTAGCCAGTTCCCTGCCTGATGCTGTTCCCCCTCCTCCTGAAATCCCAAGACAATCACTTGCTGCATTCGTCCATTGACCTAAAGGGTCATCAGCAGCCCAAATATCAATGGCATCCTGACAACGTTCTTCATTATAGGTCCCCTGAAATATTTCAATCCTTGTCAAGCCTCCCTGTGTTTCAGGATTGGTATAATCAGGTTCAAGCGCATTAGGTCCTCTTACAGCGAAAGTTATATCAGCAAAGTCAGGTATCCTTTTTATAAATCTTCTTCCTAAACAACCCCTTGATTCGCCGACAAGAACCCTGTTGAGTGTGTCATACTTACCGCCTGTTAATATCTTTTTCTGCACATCGAATTTAGATGCTGAAAGCCAATTAAGGAATTTTCCTTTTGCTATAAAATTATCTACAGTAGTTCCTGTTATATTAATGCATACAAAGTCTGTTCGATATGTGCAACTCCCGGGGAGCGCTGCTCCCGGAACAAACTTACTACTTGCTCCGTTGTAGCTATAAAACTCATTTTGCTCAAAATAACCTTCATACGGTTCTACATCGTTATACGAGGTATCGTAGCAATAATCAGCTTCAGGACTCTCGTCTATATAAGTTAAATCATACATACTGGCAGAGTTATCAATCATCAAAAGCAGATTTGGCTTAACACCTGAAACGACAAAAGGAGGGGTAATACAGTAATCATTCATTATTTGCGCATGAGCTGGTAAGTTTTTTAAAACTAAGCTTATAATTCCAAATATAAAAATTGCCTTAATAAATTGCTTCATATTGCACATCTTGTTTCAATGAATAAAAATAGCATTTGCTTATTTTAGCAAAAAGCGTTCTAATTTTTCAATTAATTGATTTTTATTGATTATTTATTTTACAGATACTGCAGAAGGGTTTAATTGTGTAAAAGGTTACATATTTTATGTAATCATTTGATTAAAAATTGTAGCCATATAGTCAGACTTTTCGTCATTCATATTTCATAACAAAACAAGTAGGACAGGCGTCTCGCCTGTCCTGAAAGGTGAAATGCTCGGACAGCCTTATCCTGAAGCAATCTCGTCTCTTTTTCATCGAGAATCGCTGGACATTCTTATTTTACTTCGAGGGTGAAACTTTGTAGAACTTCACCACCCTGTCCGTCTGTAACAGATACCGATACAGGCGCTTCACCTCTAAAATCTGTTGGGATACTCCATTGAATCTGTCCAGTGGCAGTATTTATAGTCATTCCTGATGGTGCGGTTTTCAGGGTATATGTAAGCTTATCGCCATCCGGATCACTTGCTTTTACCCTGTAACTATAAAAGCTTCCTTTTATATTTAGCATATCTTCCGATGGTTGTATTACAGGCGATGCATTGGCAATTACTATGTTAAGTGTTAGAGGATTTCCATAAGTTTTACCATCATACGGAATCAGCCTCACTGATATTTTATCTCCGCGCTTGAATTCCTCTGTTACTTTCAATGTAGAAGTTTCTATGGGTAAAAGCGTTTCATTTTTTGACCACTGATAAGAAATTGTGACTGGATCATCTTCCTTGTCAAGTGTAACTGCTTCAATCTTAATCGTGTCTCCAATGACAGGATACTGCGGGTAAACGTCCAGAGTTGTTATTCGTGGAGGTGTATTAGGTGTCTGAGTTGTCACATCACCTTCTCGCGGAGTTTCAGGCGCTGGAACCACAGGTGATTTCGATTCCTTTTGTTTCAGTTCTTCTGTAAATGTGGTCTGTGGAACAGTCTGCTTTTCTTCTTTTCCTTTGCAACCTGAAATAATTAAGGCTGATAATAAAATAATTATGGATAATAATCTAATCATTTTTATTACTCCTCTCCAAATAGTAGGACAGGCGAGACGCCTGTCTTTATGTATAATTTAATCCCATCCATCCATCTTTATTCACAATCTAACCTCATCCAGTAGGACAGGCGAGACGCCTGACTCTATGTATAATTTAACCCCATCCATCCATCTCTATTCACAATCTAACCTCATCCGGTAGGACAGGCGTCCCGCCTGTCTATTTATAATCATTTATCCAACCTTTGATATAAAGCCATTTATACTCTTCATACTCTTCTACCAAATTTGCTTTGATTGGATTATTTGCAATATAGTTAAGTTTCTCTAATAGTTCCTTTTCATCTCTTATTACACTATCAAAATTCTCATCATGCCATAATTTACCACTTCTATTTGATACTTTATTAATTTCATGTGCAGTAAAGCTTTTGATGCTATGCATTATCTTAGATAATGTATCTATAGGGTTTATCACCATATGAACATGATCATCTAATACTACAACAGCATAGAGTTCATAGCTCTTACCATCTAAAAAACGAATTGCTTCAAAAACACAATCTTTATGTGATGGATGTAAGAATTGCCTGTTATGCGTAGTAAATGTAATGAAATAATACCCAGCAGAGAGTTGAATGTGCGGAAGATGTCGTCTCCATGAATGTTCTGACAGGCGAGACGCCTGTCCTACTTGTGGTTCTGCTGGCGGTTCTACTTGTGGTTCTGTTTGTAGTTCTGTTTGTGGTTCTCCTGGCGGTTCTGCTTGTGGTTCTGCTTGTGGTTCTGTTTGTAGTTCTGTTTGTGGTTCTGCTGGCGGTTCTACTTGTGGTTCTGCTGGCGGTTTTTCGTTTTTCATATCAACTACCATTTCAGATATTATGGACAGCTTGGAGATGTAACCCTACTGACTGTTCTCTGTTTTTCATATAAACTGTCCCTATTTTTCACGAAACTCTTGAAATTACCATAATCGCCATTTGTTAAGTAATTGAAATTATAATTATTTCGCATAAATTTATAAAGTAGAATAACAAGAAAAATTTAAAGAACTGGATTCCGCATCAAGAGACTGTGTCACAATGGTAGCCGCAGGCTTTAGCCTGCGTATATTCTGCTTGTAAAGAAGAAGTGTTAGTGACAACAATACATTAGGCTTCAGATAATTATCGCTTTAATTAATAGGCATAGAGCACTGACAGCCTTGACCTCTCGGTTTGGGTTGTATTGTTCACTGAATCAATTTCAATTCTGTATAAATAAGGCATTGGAGGGGCTGAAATTACTCCTGAAGTTGATGAAGCAACTCCTCCTGTGCCAAGCTCTTCACCACTAAGACTTGAGTTGCCAATAGTTGTATCAACTATTTTCACAGATACCTGGTAGGAGTCTGTCCCGAGACCGGAAAGGTCAAATTGCATCCTATCCCCAAGATATGGATCTGTTGACAATAACGGATCAAGCGTGCTGCTGCATGTTGCAGGCCAGTTTGAAGTAGGGTCACATAATTTGGCACATATGCATATATATTCTGAGTCGGCAGGAATAGACGAACCATCTGAAAATTTATTGTCACCGGGGGTAACAGGATCGCCACAATCACACTGATTTGGTAAATTAACATAATATTCTCCGTCACCTTTTGGAATTACAAGATTGCCGCGATTCGATATGAGTGCGCCTACTATTTCTGCTCCGCCGATTCCTGCTTCGCGGGCTGACTCATATCTCTTCATGAAACCCGAAGTCTTTGTGCCCTGTATGACAAGATAGACTAATGTAGCCACAATAGCCAGTGCGATTAATGACAGCACAAGCACCATCATGAGTGCAATACCCTTTTCATTATTAATAGTAGTATTTATTTTCTGACTTCTCATTTTATCCTCTCAAATTGTCTGGTTTCACGACTATTGTATATATCTTCCACCGATAATTCTGGTAGTCTGCAATAGGAGTAAGGTCAAAATTTCTTCCTAAATTTAATGCCTGAGGAATCGTCTCGTCAGCCCCAACATAAATAGAATTGCTTTGATATCTATAAGTAGCATCTTTTTGTCCTTCATGAGCAAGTATATAAACCCTTACTTCCTTTAATTGTTGCCTTATTTGATTGGCTGTGAGCCCTGATATGTCAGATGCTTCATTATCAATAACCCCGTCATCATCTGTATCACTTCTGAAGATTATCTGCATATCAGCCACGCAATCAAAGAGGGGAATTTCTGGGTTTCTTGTACCATCTCCATGATTTATAAGCCCTTTCATAAGGACACCTGTGGTTGGAGCACAACGGGGAGGCACGTTTGTAGTTGATATATAATAATCTGCCCTGTTGAAAGGCATCCTGAGATTAACACTGTCAACGCCATATACTAAATAACGATCATTGGAGGTGGCTGGTGCAAAACCTGCAGGGAAATTAGCTGAATCAAATATGTCATAAAAACTGGCACCATCGTTTACCAATACTTTTTGATTATTTTCGCCCCGGCTTGGAATTATTACAATAACCCTGTCCAGACCGCTAACCAAATCTTCAGTAGTATTGCCCCAAATATGAACAGTGCTACCACCACCACCTGTCCCTGTAACATAAGTCCATTTAACAGTCGGTTCACTTGTAGAGACACTCGTTGCCTTGATAACAAGATAATCTGAGCCATTTGTTCCGGCATCATCGCCGCTTAATATAGCTCTTGGGGGATCGGAAGGAGAATCATTATATAATGACGCTGGAGCCGCGGCTGCTTCATTATAACTAACAGCAGTGGGCACAACCCATGGGATGCCAAAACCTGCCTGCTCAATGTCTTTTCTTAATAGTTCAAGCCCGATTATGCCTTCTATATTACTCTCTGCTATCTTGCTCTGTTGTTTGAACTGTGTTAGTATGGGCACAAATATTCCTGTTGCAGCAGCTATGGTAAGGACAAAGACCACCATTGTGATGAGAAGTTCTACTAATGTAAATCCTTCCTCTCTCTTAATCATCTTCTCCTCAATGTAGTTGCACTTTGAATAAAATCTTCACCTTTCCATCTCCATGTTACCCTGACATTTATCCGTTTTGTATTAGAAGCAGCATCATCAGTAGCACAATTATCATCTCCATCAACATCTTTACAAGTAATATTTGTACAAAAATCTTTTGTTATATTTCTAAAGGTTCTTTGAATTCTTTCTCCATTAGTGAAAGTATTTGGACAATCAACCCCTCCTGGAAGAGATGTAGTGTCTGATACTACATTAGCGAAAGGTTCATTTCTGACTTCTTCCAGCCTTGCTGCGGCAACATTAACCGCCTCTTCTCTCAAAAGGTTTCGCATGTTATGGTCTATGCCGAGAAGTGCTGCCTGCAATAATCCAATAAAAACAAGTAGAAGCACCACAAGCGCAATCATTACCTCAACAAGGCTCACACCTTTGTCATTGTAAAGGGTTCTCATCACCTTATTTTTCTTCACAGATTGTTCCATTATACTGACCCATCCTTATTCTTGAACGATCCAATAACAAACAATCATAATCCGGCTCATATGTGCTATCAATACGTGTAACTATTTGCGTGGTTACAGGTAAAATGTTGCCTCCACTTACATATGATAAAAGCCCTCTTGTGTCAATGATTAGCGTTAGAGGCAATGTCTCAGCGCTGACCATTGTGAACTGATATCCATACTCAAGCGTCTTTGCGCTATCCCATATAGTATCATCTCCGGCATCAGGGGCTATCCCGAGACTGTCATTTGTGTCTTCAGTTGCCTGATAGTTGTTGGTATCCAGAGAGACAAAATACCTGTGATTTCTTGTTACAGCCCTTGATCGTGCATCCATCAAATCAGCATATATCTGCTTTATCTGGCTTTCTACCCTGTATTTACCCATCCATCCCTGATACGAAAACCCAAAGGCAATCACAAGTATAGCGATAATACTCACAACAACCATAACCTCAGTTAATGTTACGCCGTCATCCTTTTCTATATTCGCTATGTTCGACCGCTTAATATGTTTGTCATTGCAAGAGACGAGATTGCTTCGTTTCACTCGCAATGACAATTCCTTATTGCTGGATTCGCGGATACATTTAACTATTCTTTTTATAATTTTATTTCTCCCTTATATGTAAAATTTTATCTACAGGATTAGGTGGAATAAGGATGCCAGGAGGCGCTCCTGTAGGCGGAACACCCTGAATCATAGGAGTTCTTCTTCCACCTTTTTCAGTCAGAGCAGACTCCAGGGTTATCTCCTCAATACTAC
Proteins encoded in this window:
- a CDS encoding cadherin-like domain-containing protein yields the protein MIRLLSIIILLSALIISGCKGKEEKQTVPQTTFTEELKQKESKSPVVPAPETPREGDVTTQTPNTPPRITTLDVYPQYPVIGDTIKIEAVTLDKEDDPVTISYQWSKNETLLPIETSTLKVTEEFKRGDKISVRLIPYDGKTYGNPLTLNIVIANASPVIQPSEDMLNIKGSFYSYRVKASDPDGDKLTYTLKTAPSGMTINTATGQIQWSIPTDFRGEAPVSVSVTDGQGGEVLQSFTLEVK
- a CDS encoding transposase; its protein translation is MKNEKPPAEPQVEPPAEPQTELQTEPQAEPQAEPPGEPQTELQTEPQVEPPAEPQVGQASRLSEHSWRRHLPHIQLSAGYYFITFTTHNRQFLHPSHKDCVFEAIRFLDGKSYELYAVVVLDDHVHMVINPIDTLSKIMHSIKSFTAHEINKVSNRSGKLWHDENFDSVIRDEKELLEKLNYIANNPIKANLVEEYEEYKWLYIKGWINDYK
- a CDS encoding prepilin-type N-terminal cleavage/methylation domain-containing protein, producing the protein MIKREEGFTLVELLITMVVFVLTIAAATGIFVPILTQFKQQSKIAESNIEGIIGLELLRKDIEQAGFGIPWVVPTAVSYNEAAAAPASLYNDSPSDPPRAILSGDDAGTNGSDYLVIKATSVSTSEPTVKWTYVTGTGGGGSTVHIWGNTTEDLVSGLDRVIVIIPSRGENNQKVLVNDGASFYDIFDSANFPAGFAPATSNDRYLVYGVDSVNLRMPFNRADYYISTTNVPPRCAPTTGVLMKGLINHGDGTRNPEIPLFDCVADMQIIFRSDTDDDGVIDNEASDISGLTANQIRQQLKEVRVYILAHEGQKDATYRYQSNSIYVGADETIPQALNLGRNFDLTPIADYQNYRWKIYTIVVKPDNLRG
- a CDS encoding prepilin-type N-terminal cleavage/methylation domain-containing protein, which gives rise to MEQSVKKNKVMRTLYNDKGVSLVEVMIALVVLLLVFIGLLQAALLGIDHNMRNLLREEAVNVAAARLEEVRNEPFANVVSDTTSLPGGVDCPNTFTNGERIQRTFRNITKDFCTNITCKDVDGDDNCATDDAASNTKRINVRVTWRWKGEDFIQSATTLRRR
- a CDS encoding prepilin-type N-terminal cleavage/methylation domain-containing protein → MKRSNLVSCNDKHIKRSNIANIEKDDGVTLTEVMVVVSIIAILVIAFGFSYQGWMGKYRVESQIKQIYADLMDARSRAVTRNHRYFVSLDTNNYQATEDTNDSLGIAPDAGDDTIWDSAKTLEYGYQFTMVSAETLPLTLIIDTRGLLSYVSGGNILPVTTQIVTRIDSTYEPDYDCLLLDRSRIRMGQYNGTICEEK